In Leopardus geoffroyi isolate Oge1 chromosome D1, O.geoffroyi_Oge1_pat1.0, whole genome shotgun sequence, a single window of DNA contains:
- the LOC123600864 gene encoding olfactory receptor 8B12-like, translating into MAADNASSVTEFILAGLTDEPELQMPLFFLFLGFYMVTVVGNLGLITLIALNSHLHIPMYFFLFNLSFIDFSFSTAIIPKMLMSFVSKKNIISYAGCMTQLFFFCFFVFSESYILSAMAYDRYVAICKPLLYMVTVSSQVCLLLLLGVYGMGILGAVAHTGNILFLTFCSDNLVNHYMCDILPLLELSCNSSYINVLIVFIVVTIGIGVPIVAIFISYGFIISSIFHISSTEGRSKAFSTCSSHIIAVSLFFGSGAFMYLKPPSILPLDQGKVSSLFYTIVVPMFNPLIYSLRNKDVKVALRKTVGRITFS; encoded by the coding sequence ATGGCTGCAGATAATGCCTCCTCTGTGACAGAGTTTATCCTCGCAGGCTTAACAGATGAGCCAGAACTCCAGATGCccctcttcttcctgtttctagGTTTCTACATGGTCACTGTGGTGGGGAACCTGGGCCTGATAACCCTGATTGCGCTGAATTCTCACCTTCATAttcccatgtactttttcctcttcAACTTGTCCTTCATAGATTTTAGTTTCTCTACTGCCATCATCCCCAAAATGCTAATGAGTTTTGTCTCCAAGAAGAACATCATTTCCTATGCAGGGTGTATGACTcagctctttttcttttgcttttttgtcttttctgaatCCTACATCCTGTCAGCGATGGCATATGACCGTTATGTCGCCATCTGTAAACCACTGCTGTACATGGTCACTGTGTCTTCTCAGGTGTGTTTACTCCTTTTGCTGGGTGTCTATGGGATGGGGATTTTGGGAGCTGTGGCCCATACAGGAAATATATTATTTCTGACATTTTGTTCTGACAACCTTGTTAATCACTATATGTGTGACATCCTTCCCCTCCTTGAGCTCTCTTGCAACAGCTCTTACATAAATGTACTAATTGTCTTTATTGTTGTGACCATTGGCATTGGGGTGCCCATTGTtgccatttttatatcttatgGTTTCAttatttctagcattttccaCATTAGCTCCACTGAAGGCAGGTCCAAGGCCTTCAGTACCTGCAGTTCTCACATAATtgcagtttctcttttctttggatCAGGAGCTTTTATGTACCTCAAGCCACCTTCTATTTTACCCCTTGACCAGGGGAAAGTGTCTTCCTTGTTCTACACCATTGTTGTGCCAATGTTCAACCCATTAATCTACAGTCTGAGGAATAAGGATGTCAAAGTTGCCCTGAGGAAAACTGTGGGCAGAATAAccttctcttga